AAGTGTATCATACCACAAATTAAAAGACTTGTCGTAAATTATTTAAATAAAGTAAATAATTAAAAGTCCTTATTCTTTTCATGACTAAGTGTCGCATGGAATAAATTGGCAGCCACACGATCTTTATTAGAGTTAAGTTCATTTTAGCATAGATTTATCCCTTTGAAGCGATTTTACTTCACTTAAAAGCTTTCTCACCTATAAAAAACATCTGTTCGAATTTCACTTGACACTAGAACGAACGTTCGCTATACTATAAATCAGTTAGAACAAACGTTCTGAAATTGTTTATTTTTATTATTTAAGGAGGGTCTAAGATGCAAAATCCAAGTCAATCGTTCTCATGGAATAGCTTAATTCATAATATTATCCCCTTAAGTTCACAGACAAACGTCGCTAGACCGTTACAGTCCATTAATAAAACCCCCGCTGAAAAGCTTACAGACCTAGCGCCTAGTTCAGAAAATGACGACCTATCCAGTCAGATCAAGGATTACCAAAAACAACAGCTTCCCGTCTACATTACCGTTAGACGCAATATGGGTAATATGTATACCAAGGACACCCTCTTTGGCTATTTTCAAAAATATTCTTCCCATCCCCAAAGTCAAATGGTTATCTTTGAAGATATCGATAGCGAGGTTAACTTTATGATTCCTAAGCAAGAAATCCTTGCCATCTGGGAACCCAATGCCTAGAATGAGCACTTATTTATAACGATTCAATCACTTTACTAAATAAAAACTTCTACCATCACCAAAATAACTTCTCAATCATCGTTTAACTAAGAAAAAGCCAGTTTACTCACTTTCTTGATGTCCTTCCTAAGCGAAGCACTAAGAAATCCCCCAGAGAGTAAACTGGTTTTTATTTATCAATTAATCTTAATGAGCATCCGTTCTGCTTTTGAAATTAAATTATATTTTTATAAAATCGGTGCTAAGAGACGAGAGCCCTTTTGTTTGAACTTCTTCCAACCGGATTGATTGTCGAAGTATTCTTGGGTCAGGACTGTCGAATCCTCTAAGTCACGTTCATATTGGGCAATCAATTCAGCCACAACTGCCTTATCATAGATAAAGGCATTGACTTCAAAATTCAAGCGGAAAGAGCGAATATCGAAGTTGGCTGTCCCCACACTGGCAATCCGGTCATCCACAATCATCATCTTGGAATGCAAGAACCCCTTGTCATAACGATGGACATGAACACCACTGGCTAAGACTTCCTTACTATAGTACTCAGTGGCTCGATAAACAAAGGGGTGGTCCGGCTTACATGGGATCATGATATGGACTTCAATACCAGACAAGGCAGCAAGTTCCAAGGCCTCCAAAATCGGTGAATCCGGAATAAAGTAAGGCGTGTGCAAGTAAATCCGTGACCTGGCCATGGTGATCATCTTCAAATACCCCATCTTAATTTGGTCGGTTTCATCTTCAGGTCCAGATGAAACAATTTGCATAGGCACTTTATCCGCAACCGGAAATAAAGGGAAATAGTCATGGGCCAATTCAGGTTCAGCCAGTAAGAGACTGGTATCCTCCTCCGTTGACGCATACCAGTCAACCACAAAACGACTTTGCAGGGCTTGAACCGCCTCGCCAACTACCCTTAAATGGGTATCGCGCCAGTAACCCAAGGGCCCCTTACCAATATATTCCTTAGCAATATTAAAGCCACCGATATAACCAACCCGGCCGTCAATCACAACAATTTTGCGGTGGTTACGGAAGTTCAAGCGAAAATTTTGAATCCAGGTCGAGTAACCAAAGAAGGCCGAAGCCACTCCCCCTGCTGCTCGCAAGGCTTCTAAATCCTTATCCTTTAACTGACGACTTCCCAAGGCATCATAGAGGAGTCTGACTTCAACCCCCTCTTGGGCTTTTTTAGTGAGGGCATCTAAGACCCGGTTGCCGACCTCATCAGGAGTGAGGATATAGTATTGGATATGGATATGGTGCTTGGCTGCCGCGATATCCCCTAAGAGGGCTTCAATTTTTTCCTTCCCTTCATCAAAGATTTCAACCTCA
This genomic window from Aerococcus sp. Group 1 contains:
- the cls gene encoding cardiolipin synthase, with translation MTNWMTILIIAIILINTVSAIYTVFRQERPVATIWAWLLVLILLPGLGFVIYFFLGRKISDKQIFQLNEKEAMGMTTLVNKNIDDSGKQRFISDYDPELQELIILLYRSNFSILTANNEVEIFDEGKEKIEALLGDIAAAKHHIHIQYYILTPDEVGNRVLDALTKKAQEGVEVRLLYDALGSRQLKDKDLEALRAAGGVASAFFGYSTWIQNFRLNFRNHRKIVVIDGRVGYIGGFNIAKEYIGKGPLGYWRDTHLRVVGEAVQALQSRFVVDWYASTEEDTSLLLAEPELAHDYFPLFPVADKVPMQIVSSGPEDETDQIKMGYLKMITMARSRIYLHTPYFIPDSPILEALELAALSGIEVHIMIPCKPDHPFVYRATEYYSKEVLASGVHVHRYDKGFLHSKMMIVDDRIASVGTANFDIRSFRLNFEVNAFIYDKAVVAELIAQYERDLEDSTVLTQEYFDNQSGWKKFKQKGSRLLAPIL